CGCTGCGCTCGGCATCCATCAGCTGCAGTTCGCCGTCCTGGATCATCGCGGTGACCCGCATCCCGCGCGCCAGCAATGCAGTGGCGGCGGCCACCTCGGCATCGTCCAGCTCGATCACGCTGAGATTGCGCAACCGCGCCAGCGCCGCCGCGTTGCGCTTCCACCACGCTTCCGCGGCCTGCCCGCCATAACCGACCACCACGACTTGCGCGGCGCGCCCACTGGCCTTGCGCAGGCGCGACTCGTCCGGCTGGCCGAGCTCGATCCATTGCTCGATGGCGCCGGTGTAGTCGCGCCGCCACAGCGCCGGTTCGTCCTCGTCGCTCAGGCCGCGGCCGAACTCCAGGCGCTCGTCCGCGTGCAGCGCGAACGCCAGCAGCCGCACCAGCA
Above is a genomic segment from Thermomonas aquatica containing:
- a CDS encoding YaeQ family protein, which translates into the protein MAANATIYKAELQVTDLDRHYYASHALTLAQHPSETETRLLVRLLAFALHADERLEFGRGLSDEDEPALWRRDYTGAIEQWIELGQPDESRLRKASGRAAQVVVVGYGGQAAEAWWKRNAAALARLRNLSVIELDDAEVAAATALLARGMRVTAMIQDGELQLMDAERSASLRPRIRMRDGMAAAD